The Lewinellaceae bacterium genome has a segment encoding these proteins:
- a CDS encoding glycoside hydrolase family 47 protein, translating into MKKTIFILLCGSLLFSCQNNQKKAPSDIDHRAAIDSTEADALAREVVDETLRSWQAYKKYAWGHDALAPLSKSHTDWYEEPLYISPIDAYSTLFLMGLKQQAQEIEQYVVDSLNFDKNIDAKIFEVNIRILGGLLSMYELSGNPKVLEKAVDFADRMLPAFDTQTGIPKYWVNLKTGVARGDTVNVAEAGTYTFEMGILSYYTKDPKYYQAGKKATLAIFERRSDIGLIGDVIDVNTGEWVSISSHICAGVDSYYEYLYKSYLMFGDPELKQVWDESIDVVHHYNSEMYENRLWYGRVDMHTGEQISSVVTLYDAFFPALMALSGDMERAKSFQATWYWLWNKYGLEPMVYDYKKDTTNYPAYDLNPEIVESAYYLYHFTDDGTYLQMNKQFWSDIKEHCRTEIAFTSIENVETMEQKDYMPTFFFAETLKYLYLTFSHHQGGFNFNDHLFNTEAHPFRRSTFDHDEAKKRLGF; encoded by the coding sequence ATGAAAAAAACAATATTCATCCTGCTTTGTGGCAGCCTTTTATTTTCCTGCCAAAACAATCAAAAAAAAGCACCTTCGGACATTGATCATCGGGCAGCCATTGATTCCACAGAGGCTGACGCGCTCGCCCGGGAAGTAGTGGACGAAACCCTCAGGTCCTGGCAAGCCTATAAAAAATATGCCTGGGGGCACGATGCCCTGGCCCCTCTTTCCAAATCTCATACCGACTGGTACGAAGAACCCTTATACATCTCTCCCATCGATGCCTATAGCACCTTATTTTTGATGGGGCTTAAACAGCAAGCCCAGGAGATCGAACAATACGTGGTCGACTCCCTGAATTTTGATAAAAATATCGATGCCAAGATATTTGAGGTAAACATCAGAATCCTCGGAGGATTATTGTCCATGTATGAATTATCCGGCAATCCAAAAGTACTGGAAAAGGCTGTCGATTTCGCCGACAGGATGCTTCCTGCTTTTGACACCCAAACGGGTATTCCCAAATATTGGGTCAACCTAAAAACAGGTGTGGCCCGAGGGGATACCGTCAATGTTGCGGAAGCGGGAACCTACACTTTTGAAATGGGCATTCTGAGTTATTATACCAAAGATCCAAAATATTACCAGGCCGGGAAAAAAGCTACCCTCGCCATTTTTGAAAGACGTTCCGATATTGGTCTGATCGGGGATGTCATTGATGTCAATACGGGCGAATGGGTTTCCATCAGCAGCCATATCTGTGCCGGGGTTGATTCCTACTACGAGTACCTTTACAAGAGTTATCTGATGTTTGGCGACCCGGAATTGAAGCAGGTATGGGATGAAAGCATAGATGTCGTCCATCATTACAACAGCGAAATGTATGAAAACAGGTTATGGTACGGTCGTGTGGATATGCACACCGGGGAACAGATAAGTTCAGTGGTAACCCTATACGATGCCTTTTTTCCGGCACTGATGGCGCTGTCCGGGGATATGGAACGCGCCAAAAGTTTCCAGGCCACCTGGTACTGGCTGTGGAATAAATACGGATTGGAACCTATGGTTTACGATTATAAAAAAGATACTACCAACTACCCGGCTTACGACCTCAACCCGGAGATTGTGGAATCGGCTTACTACCTGTATCACTTCACGGACGACGGCACCTATCTGCAAATGAACAAACAATTTTGGTCAGATATCAAGGAACATTGCCGGACAGAAATAGCCTTCACTTCCATCGAAAACGTTGAGACCATGGAGCAAAAAGACTACATGCCGACTTTCTTCTTTGCCGAGACCTTGAAGTATTTATATCTTACCTTTTCACACCATCAGGGTGGATTTAATTTCAATGATCACCTCTTTAATACAGAAGCGCATCCATTTAGAAGGAGTACTTTTGACCATGATGAAGCAAAAAAACGGTTGGGTTTTTAA
- a CDS encoding aldo/keto reductase translates to MEKISLTKDFGLSRLVHGHWRIVEWNFTALELLELTEQTFELGITSYDTADIYGNYQCEHLFGQALRLKKSLRKEIEIITKCGIKMMSDKYPERTVGHYDYSYEYIVASVEQSLKNLGTDYIDLLLLHRPSPFFNPEEAARAFRHLKERGKVLHFGVSNFNIQQFETLNAFTDEPLVTNQVEISPYCLEHFENDNIEFFLRKGIKPMAWSPLAGGELLLHPSDDKGRRTLRELREIQEELNVDSVDKIIYAWLYKHPVTMLPITGTGKINHIRSAVAALDIELSLEQWFRIFIASRGEHMP, encoded by the coding sequence ATGGAAAAAATTAGCCTTACAAAAGATTTCGGGCTTTCCCGTCTGGTCCATGGCCACTGGAGGATCGTTGAATGGAATTTCACCGCCCTCGAATTATTGGAGCTGACGGAACAAACCTTTGAGCTGGGCATCACCTCTTACGACACGGCTGACATTTACGGCAACTACCAATGTGAGCATTTGTTCGGCCAGGCCCTACGATTGAAAAAATCGCTGCGCAAGGAGATCGAAATCATCACCAAATGCGGCATCAAAATGATGTCAGACAAATATCCGGAACGTACGGTAGGCCACTACGATTACAGTTACGAATACATTGTCGCATCGGTGGAGCAATCCCTGAAAAACCTGGGAACGGACTACATTGACCTGCTGCTGCTGCATCGCCCGTCACCGTTTTTCAACCCGGAAGAAGCGGCCAGGGCCTTCAGGCATTTAAAAGAGCGTGGAAAAGTATTGCATTTTGGGGTGTCCAATTTCAATATCCAGCAGTTCGAGACGCTCAATGCCTTTACCGATGAACCGCTTGTCACCAACCAGGTGGAGATTTCTCCCTATTGCCTGGAGCATTTCGAGAACGACAACATCGAGTTCTTTTTGAGGAAAGGCATCAAACCCATGGCCTGGTCGCCATTGGCCGGAGGCGAATTATTGTTACACCCGTCCGACGACAAAGGAAGGAGGACACTTAGAGAACTCAGGGAGATTCAGGAAGAATTAAACGTCGATTCGGTGGATAAGATCATCTACGCCTGGCTTTACAAGCATCCGGTCACCATGCTGCCCATCACCGGTACGGGGAAAATCAACCATATCCGTTCTGCGGTGGCGGCCCTTGATATTGAGCTGAGCCTGGAGCAATGGTTCAGGATTTTTATTGCGTCGAGGGGAGAGCATATGCCGTGA
- a CDS encoding pentapeptide repeat-containing protein, protein MNDKYIEEQDFEGVDFSGTPLAMGHYEVCSFLSCNFAHSDLSGIHFTECTFRDCDLSMANIMETSFKSVTFKDCKMLGLQFEECNDFLFAVGFDHCLLNISNFCKINLKGTRFKKCSLQEVDFTETDLSGAFLDECDLSGAIFDHTNLEKADLRTATHYTIHPENNRIRKAKFSVSGLPGLLGSFDIEIE, encoded by the coding sequence ATGAACGATAAATACATTGAAGAGCAAGATTTTGAAGGGGTAGATTTTTCCGGCACCCCATTGGCCATGGGCCATTACGAGGTATGTTCTTTCCTCAGCTGTAATTTTGCCCACTCCGATCTTTCCGGTATCCATTTCACGGAATGTACCTTCCGCGACTGCGATCTCAGCATGGCTAACATTATGGAAACCTCTTTCAAATCCGTAACCTTCAAGGACTGCAAAATGCTCGGCCTCCAATTTGAGGAATGCAATGACTTTTTGTTTGCCGTGGGGTTTGACCACTGCCTGTTGAACATTTCCAATTTCTGCAAAATCAATTTAAAAGGAACCCGCTTTAAAAAATGCAGCCTCCAGGAGGTGGATTTTACAGAGACTGATTTGTCTGGCGCTTTTCTGGATGAATGCGATCTTTCCGGCGCCATTTTTGACCATACCAATCTTGAAAAAGCTGATTTACGGACGGCAACTCACTATACCATTCACCCGGAAAACAACCGGATCCGAAAGGCGAAATTCTCCGTTTCAGGGCTGCCCGGGTTGTTGGGGAGTTTTGATATCGAGATTGAATAA
- a CDS encoding Lacal_2735 family protein has product MFGLFKKKTEVEKLQEKYRKLLDEARALASSSRAESYKKYAEAEAVQDEIEALTKAADKEK; this is encoded by the coding sequence ATGTTCGGATTATTTAAAAAGAAAACAGAAGTCGAAAAACTCCAGGAGAAATATAGAAAACTGTTGGACGAGGCTCGGGCCTTAGCGTCTTCCAGTCGGGCAGAAAGCTATAAAAAATATGCGGAGGCGGAAGCTGTTCAGGATGAGATCGAAGCCTTGACCAAAGCAGCGGATAAGGAAAAATAG
- a CDS encoding DEAD/DEAH box helicase — MTFKELGIIDPILKALKAEGYTQPTPIQEQAIPILLKGRDLLGCAQTGTGKTAAFAVPILQHIYLNKENHNGPRKIKALIVTPTRELAIQIADSFTAYGRFTGLKNAVVFGGVKQGGQTTTLRQGVDILVATPGRLLDLIHQGFISLKDVEYSVLDEADHMLDMGFIHDIRKLIALLPPKRQSLFFSATMPPEIVELSHKILGNPEKVSVKPEQPTAELVEQAVYFVAKKDKPKLLVHLLETKSVDSTLIFSRTKHGADKIVKLLKAQQIEAVAIHGNKSQGARQKALGNFKNGHTPVLVATDIAARGIDVDELSLVINYDLPNVPETYVHRIGRTGRAKASGVAISFCSGEEKICLRDIQRLIKQTLPVVDEHPFPDDGTEEPSKPQPQRPPRSSRPPRSPQTRTVNPRKSGNNTQGKRFQTNSRKGR; from the coding sequence ATGACATTCAAAGAATTAGGGATAATAGATCCCATACTAAAAGCCCTGAAAGCCGAAGGCTACACACAACCAACACCAATCCAGGAACAAGCGATTCCAATCCTGCTTAAAGGAAGAGATTTACTCGGTTGTGCACAAACAGGGACAGGAAAAACAGCAGCTTTTGCCGTACCGATCCTCCAGCATATTTACCTCAACAAGGAAAATCATAACGGACCTCGAAAAATCAAGGCCCTTATTGTCACGCCTACCAGGGAACTGGCCATTCAGATTGCCGATAGTTTTACCGCTTACGGAAGATTTACAGGCCTCAAAAATGCCGTTGTTTTCGGCGGTGTGAAACAAGGAGGACAGACCACTACCCTGCGCCAGGGCGTTGATATTTTGGTGGCTACCCCCGGCCGTTTGCTCGATTTGATCCACCAGGGATTTATCTCGTTAAAAGACGTTGAATATTCCGTGCTTGACGAGGCCGACCACATGCTTGACATGGGTTTCATCCACGACATTCGCAAGCTCATAGCGCTTTTGCCCCCAAAACGACAGTCTCTTTTCTTCTCGGCCACCATGCCGCCGGAGATTGTGGAATTGTCTCACAAGATATTGGGCAACCCCGAAAAGGTGAGCGTCAAACCAGAACAACCTACTGCCGAATTGGTGGAACAGGCCGTCTATTTTGTCGCCAAAAAAGACAAACCAAAGCTGCTCGTCCATTTACTGGAAACAAAATCGGTAGATTCGACACTGATCTTTTCACGGACCAAACACGGGGCCGATAAAATTGTAAAATTGCTTAAAGCCCAGCAGATCGAAGCCGTGGCCATCCACGGCAATAAATCCCAGGGGGCAAGGCAAAAAGCTTTGGGCAACTTCAAAAACGGGCATACCCCGGTTTTGGTCGCCACCGACATTGCTGCCCGTGGGATCGATGTGGACGAACTGTCGCTGGTCATCAACTATGACCTGCCGAATGTCCCTGAAACCTACGTTCACCGTATCGGTCGGACCGGACGCGCCAAAGCCAGTGGGGTGGCCATCTCGTTTTGCAGCGGAGAAGAGAAAATCTGCCTGCGTGATATACAGCGATTGATCAAACAGACCTTACCCGTGGTGGACGAACATCCTTTCCCGGATGACGGAACGGAAGAACCTTCAAAACCACAGCCACAAAGACCTCCGAGGTCTTCAAGACCACCAAGAAGTCCGCAAACACGCACCGTAAATCCTCGTAAAAGCGGAAATAATACACAAGGAAAACGTTTTCAGACAAATTCCCGAAAGGGGCGTTAA
- a CDS encoding T9SS type A sorting domain-containing protein, whose protein sequence is MKQLLFFSFCFFIAITIRGQSFEPQLIGVVNGAGYDADIQLDWSVGESFITFQPTDFGALSEGFIQPMWLRRPLDTPTEITEPTVRMDDYQWIVSPNPVSNNLRLQLDRRNEWLCYVTILDYSGKMKLLKIFPVGDRQIDLDMSGFPSGIYLVRLFSPEKKTSLTVKVLKADKIQ, encoded by the coding sequence ATGAAACAGCTCCTTTTTTTTAGCTTTTGTTTTTTCATTGCGATCACCATCCGGGGGCAATCTTTTGAGCCTCAACTAATAGGTGTTGTCAATGGAGCCGGATATGATGCTGACATTCAACTGGATTGGTCGGTCGGGGAATCATTCATTACATTTCAGCCAACGGATTTTGGAGCCTTGTCGGAGGGATTTATCCAGCCTATGTGGCTGAGGAGACCTTTGGATACTCCGACGGAAATAACCGAACCAACCGTAAGGATGGATGATTATCAATGGATCGTTTCACCGAATCCTGTTTCCAACAATTTAAGATTGCAATTGGATCGTCGGAATGAATGGCTATGTTATGTCACGATATTGGATTACTCAGGAAAAATGAAACTGTTGAAAATTTTTCCTGTCGGTGACCGTCAAATAGACCTGGATATGTCCGGATTTCCATCAGGAATTTATCTTGTTCGGCTTTTTTCTCCTGAAAAGAAAACGAGCCTGACGGTCAAGGTTTTGAAAGCGGATAAGATACAATAA
- a CDS encoding C39 family peptidase, producing the protein MKFKNINSKRLLFIVICALFFINLSAQQKTIYQHHRTVYDQVRQANVIQFWYDSSPEKNGWDSDGLKFVAFSKKEDSPGLIPVYQYITDDGRQLWDTQKPASGDKGWKIIFYAHSLPASLSSNVITKPIYQYGGSGSVIYTTNESVEQLAVPSGFRKAPKALFHAIVPLRGAPGLSILSEIPLIGQETNLWCWAACTQMVMEYYYTFVPQCEIVNKTKKRGDCCTDSEAKQDGLKCRQTGWFRYDNYGFDYDSTTFGTAVSWIKLKEEIDANRPVSFAWSWSSGGGHLMVATGYLESGDNKLVYVTDPWPAGKGDHRWVTYKQFVSQPKNHTHQSDLYNLRYKTK; encoded by the coding sequence ATGAAGTTTAAAAATATTAATTCCAAAAGGTTATTATTTATAGTCATTTGTGCTCTTTTTTTTATAAACCTTTCGGCACAACAAAAAACTATCTACCAGCATCACAGAACTGTTTATGACCAAGTACGACAAGCGAATGTCATCCAGTTTTGGTATGACTCTTCCCCTGAAAAAAATGGCTGGGATAGTGATGGATTAAAGTTTGTTGCTTTTTCCAAAAAAGAAGATAGTCCAGGGCTCATTCCGGTGTATCAATATATAACGGATGACGGCCGTCAATTGTGGGATACACAAAAACCCGCGTCCGGGGATAAAGGATGGAAAATAATCTTCTATGCACATAGTTTGCCTGCCAGTCTCTCATCAAATGTTATTACCAAGCCAATTTATCAGTATGGTGGAAGCGGTAGTGTAATTTATACTACAAATGAATCTGTAGAACAGCTTGCTGTACCGAGTGGTTTCAGAAAAGCGCCAAAAGCATTATTTCATGCTATAGTTCCGTTGAGAGGTGCTCCCGGCCTGAGTATTTTAAGTGAAATTCCCTTGATCGGGCAGGAAACAAATTTATGGTGTTGGGCAGCGTGTACTCAAATGGTTATGGAATACTACTATACTTTTGTTCCACAGTGCGAAATAGTGAATAAAACAAAAAAACGAGGGGATTGCTGTACGGATTCAGAGGCAAAACAGGATGGATTAAAATGTAGACAAACGGGATGGTTCAGGTACGATAATTATGGCTTTGACTATGATTCGACGACATTTGGAACTGCAGTTAGTTGGATCAAGTTAAAGGAAGAAATTGATGCCAACAGACCTGTTTCCTTTGCCTGGAGTTGGTCTTCCGGAGGAGGCCACCTTATGGTTGCAACCGGATATTTGGAGAGTGGCGACAACAAATTGGTTTATGTAACTGATCCATGGCCCGCTGGCAAAGGTGATCACAGGTGGGTAACTTACAAGCAATTTGTAAGCCAGCCAAAGAATCATACTCATCAATCTGATTTATATAATCTTCGCTATAAAACTAAATAA
- a CDS encoding T9SS type A sorting domain-containing protein, producing the protein MRSIKLYMSMLFVLSILGGLQAQQSLHHATGGDASGSGGTVSYTVGHPVYTTVIGANGTVAQGVQHAFEILVTTGLEETNISLELDVFPNPTNGLLNLRIMDNQIQGLVYQLFDVSGRLIETKQLTDSVTKISMEMLPPATYYLHVTDHKQTMKSFKIIKH; encoded by the coding sequence ATGAGAAGCATTAAACTCTACATGAGTATGCTGTTTGTCTTATCCATATTAGGAGGATTACAAGCACAACAATCTCTGCATCATGCCACCGGAGGCGATGCCTCAGGTAGCGGCGGGACGGTAAGCTATACGGTTGGCCATCCTGTTTACACCACAGTAATCGGAGCCAATGGAACGGTTGCTCAGGGTGTTCAACACGCTTTTGAAATTCTGGTCACAACAGGGCTTGAAGAAACCAACATCAGCCTGGAGCTGGATGTTTTTCCCAATCCAACAAACGGTTTACTTAATCTTCGGATAATGGATAATCAAATTCAAGGGTTGGTCTATCAACTGTTTGATGTCAGTGGCCGCTTGATTGAAACAAAACAATTGACGGATTCTGTTACGAAAATAAGCATGGAAATGCTACCGCCAGCAACCTACTATTTGCATGTAACCGACCACAAACAAACTATGAAATCTTTTAAAATTATCAAACACTAA
- a CDS encoding tail fiber domain-containing protein: MKKIIFIICSLVFAITLFAQSPEKMSYQAVVRDATGQLITNSEVGVRISILQGSSSGSAVYIETQNPTANANGLVSLEIGEGTIVSGDFATIDWGSNSYYLKTETDPNGGFNYTIAGTSQLLSVPYALYAKSSGSGDWTQTGNNIYSANSGNVGIGTSVPISKLQISGTNNSIRIVGTLGNYNHGGTLKFGDAENATIQEDVDDKLKVTANRVWLKADVGIGLEVPEQIAKLDVRGNAKAIRGQVDATGVNVNEGVFGFVQGGEGTNWGVFGDAGAGVVNVGVLGTGSGNLGAIGVRGFGQGTGSYGVFGESNGALSWAGYFDGNLGYTGDLLGPSDAKLKKEVQVLTGALEKVLQLQPKTYFFKTDEYDHMNLATGPQMGFIAQEVQEIFPEVVKENVVYFPGEDAEKHEMIKTEYIGINYLSFVPILTKAIQEQQEEIESLRNENEALKARMDRMETMLEGMNK, translated from the coding sequence ATGAAAAAAATAATTTTTATCATATGCTCTTTGGTATTTGCCATCACTTTATTCGCTCAGTCTCCTGAAAAAATGAGCTATCAGGCTGTTGTAAGAGATGCTACTGGACAATTAATCACCAATAGTGAGGTGGGCGTTAGGATCAGTATTTTGCAAGGCAGCTCATCTGGTTCGGCAGTTTATATTGAAACACAAAACCCAACGGCCAATGCTAATGGTCTGGTTAGCTTGGAAATAGGTGAAGGGACAATTGTCTCCGGAGATTTTGCGACTATTGATTGGGGAAGTAACAGTTATTACCTGAAAACGGAAACAGACCCCAATGGCGGTTTCAACTATACCATCGCAGGCACAAGTCAGTTGCTTAGCGTGCCCTATGCGTTGTATGCGAAGTCAAGTGGAAGTGGCGATTGGACCCAAACCGGCAATAACATTTATTCGGCTAATTCGGGCAATGTTGGCATTGGTACTTCAGTTCCTATCTCGAAACTTCAGATTTCAGGAACAAATAATTCTATAAGAATTGTTGGAACGCTAGGAAACTATAATCATGGAGGAACCTTGAAATTCGGTGATGCAGAAAATGCGACAATTCAGGAAGATGTGGATGACAAGCTCAAAGTGACAGCTAACAGAGTTTGGTTAAAAGCCGATGTGGGGATTGGTCTGGAAGTGCCGGAACAGATAGCCAAACTTGATGTGAGAGGGAATGCCAAAGCCATCAGAGGACAGGTCGATGCAACCGGAGTGAATGTGAATGAGGGTGTTTTTGGGTTTGTCCAGGGAGGAGAAGGAACGAACTGGGGTGTTTTCGGGGATGCAGGAGCAGGTGTTGTAAATGTGGGGGTATTAGGCACTGGTAGTGGTAATCTTGGTGCTATCGGCGTACGTGGATTTGGCCAGGGTACTGGTAGCTATGGCGTATTTGGGGAGTCTAATGGAGCCTTAAGCTGGGCCGGTTACTTCGATGGTAATTTAGGTTATACGGGGGATCTTTTGGGACCTTCGGATGCCAAACTGAAAAAGGAGGTGCAGGTATTAACCGGTGCTTTGGAGAAAGTTCTTCAGCTGCAGCCCAAAACCTATTTTTTCAAAACCGATGAATATGACCATATGAACCTGGCAACAGGCCCACAGATGGGATTTATTGCACAGGAAGTCCAGGAGATATTCCCGGAAGTAGTCAAGGAAAATGTTGTTTATTTCCCAGGGGAAGATGCCGAGAAACATGAAATGATAAAAACGGAATACATTGGTATCAACTACCTGAGCTTTGTTCCAATCCTTACAAAAGCTATTCAGGAGCAACAGGAAGAGATCGAGTCATTGCGAAATGAAAACGAAGCATTGAAAGCGCGAATGGATAGAATGGAAACAATGTTGGAGGGCATGAATAAATAA